From the Mangifera indica cultivar Alphonso chromosome 10, CATAS_Mindica_2.1, whole genome shotgun sequence genome, one window contains:
- the LOC123228431 gene encoding ribosomal RNA large subunit methyltransferase E, translating into MSRAGAPDFFYREAQRLGYVARSAFKLLQIQNQYKLIKPGSSVLDLGCAPGAWLQVACQSLGPVTNGGAVVGIDIKKVKVPSLHCDARVQTFSADVLNLPKTQLRAVSPKQKGFSAILSDMCPSVSGITTKDAALSTELGMRALDLAVGHAASPHPVGDQGERHLNDSNSDPDENGVLKPGGHLVIKLLESEDVKEFSQICKPLFRKASWLRPKATRSSSREIYLICQDLLSK; encoded by the exons ATGAGCCGTGCAGGAGCACCGGACTTCTTCTATAGGGAGGCTCAACGCCTTGGCTACGTCGCTCGCTCTGCTTTTAAg CTCCTTCAGATACAAAATCAATACAAGCTCATCAAACCTGGATCTTCAGTTCTTGATCTTGGCTGTGCCCCCGGTGCTTGGCTTCAG GTAGCTTGCCAGAGCTTGGGACCAGTAACAAATGGCGGGGCTGTTGTGGGGATCGATATTAAG AAGGTGAAGGTTCCTTCTCTTCACTGTGATGCAAGGGTTCAAACTTTTTCAGCTGATGTATTGAATCTACCCAAAACTCAACTAAGGGCGGTCTCACCTAAG CAAAAAGGATTTTCCGCGATACTCTCAGATATGTGTCCCTCAGTTTCTGGAATTACAACTAAAGATGCAGCTTTATCTACTGAGTTAGGGATGCGAGCTCTTGATTTGGCTGTTGGTCATGCTGCCTCACCTCATCCAGTTGGTGATCAAGGGGAGAGACATCTGAATGATTCAAATTCTGATCCAGATGAAAATGGTGTTTTGAAACCAGGTGGTCACCTTGTCATTAAGCTTCTAGAGAGTGAGGATGTGAAAG AATTTAGCCAAATTTGCAAACCACTCTTCAGAAAGGCATCATGGTTGCGGCCTAAAGCTACAAGATCATCATCCAGAgagatttatttaatttgtcaagATTTACTATCGAAGTGA
- the LOC123228429 gene encoding scarecrow-like protein 30 has translation MDHRLKGYNGSVNQYRLNDETLLALPDQSLGNRFKVNDGLVNFEDLQFLLSHPIADNPTPPSSIVSQEVNSHDQDYDFNDVVLKYINDMLMEEDIGEKACMFQESSAALQAAERSLYELLGEKYPPSPNFDPNFYVDENHESLGVNHDLDFSCFNSSIGGTNSDSLVDHGLNCDLGEGTGSDLASQTTSQSSYRSGNSSVNVADRFVDSPVSTLNISQIFSNSESLMQLRKGFEEASKFLPNGNSLIIDPENNRFSFKELNEGPRNMVDNVGKKPENECPPDGSRGRKNPYPDDVSIESGRNNKQSAVYTESTVSQEMFDIVLLNPGQSESEIREALRNGMIKNVQQNRQSKGPNGGKGRGKKKGAKKDVIDLRNLLTLCAQAVAANDRRNADELLKKIRQHSSSEGDGMQRMAHIFADGLEARLAGAGTKVYNNLINLQAASAANVLKAYHLFLAACPFRKVSNFFSNKTIMNLAVKATTLHIIDFGIMYGFQWPSLIQRLSSRPGGPPRLRITGIDLPQPGFRPADRVEETGRRLAKYAETFNVPFEFNAIAQKWDTIQIEDLKVESGEVVVVNCLYRLKNLLDETVVVAEAPRDIVLKLIRKINPDVFIQGSVNGAYNAPFFITRFREAVFFFSTLFDMFETILPHDIPERRLVERELLGREAMNVIACEDAERIERPETYKQWQYRNMRAGFTQLPLNKEILKMAKERVKACYHKDFVIDEDSQWLLQAWKGRIVFALSSWKPSC, from the coding sequence ATGGATCATCGGTTGAAAGGTTACAATGGTTCTGTGAATCAATACAGGCTTAATGATGAGACCCTTTTGGCCTTACCCGATCAGAGTCTTGGTAACAGATTCAAAGTTAATGATGGTTTAGTTAACTTTGAAGATTTGCAGTTTTTACTGTCTCATCCGATTGCTGATAATCCGACACCACCCTCTTCTATTGTGTCTCAAGAGGTGAATTCTCATGATCAGGattatgattttaatgatgTAGTTCttaagtacataaatgatatgCTTATGGAAGAGGACATTGGAGAAAAGGCCTGCATGTTTCAAGAGTCTTCAGCAGCTCTTCAAGCAGCTGAGAGGTCTTTGTATGAGCTTCTTGGGGAGAAGTATCCTCCTTCACCCAATTTTGACCCAAATTTTTATGTTGATGAAAACCATGAAAGCTTAGGTGTAAATCATGATTTGGACTTTTCATGTTTTAACAGTAGTATTGGAGGTACTAATAGTGATAGCTTGGTGGATCATGGTTTGAATTGCGATTTGGGTGAGGGTACCGGTTCGGATTTAGCTTCTCAGACAACATCTCAGTCATCTTACCGTTCAGGGAACAGCAGTGTTAACGTAGCTGATAGGTTTGTGGATTCTCCGGTGAGTACTCTTAACATATCCCAAATATTTAGCAATAGTGAATCTCTAATGCAACTTAGGAAAGGGTTTGAGGAGGCAAGCAAGTTTCTTCCTAATGGAAATTCCTTAATCATTGATCCGGAAAATAACAGATTCTCATTTAAAGAGCTGAATGAAGGACCTAGGAATATGGTAGATAATGTGGGCAAGAAGCCTGAGAATGAGTGTCCTCCTGATGGATCACGGGGAAGGAAGAATCCTTACCCTGATGATGTGAGTATAGAGAGTGGGAGAAATAATAAGCAGTCAGCAGTTTATACTGAATCAACAGTGAGTCAAGAAATGTTTGATATTGTATTGCTAAATCCTGGCCAGAGTGAATCTGAGATTCGTGAAGCTTTGCGGAATGGGATGATCAAGAATGTGCAGCAAAATAGACAATCAAAAGGGCCTAATGGTGGTAAGGGCCGTGGAAAGAAGAAGGGAGCTAAAAAGGATGTGATTGATTTGAGAAATCTGCTGACACTTTGTGCTCAAGCTGTTGCAGCTAATGATAGAAGGAATGCAGATGAGCTACTGAAGAAAATTAGACAGCACTCATCTTCTGAGGGGGATGGAATGCAGAGAATGGCCCATATTTTTGCTGATGGACTTGAGGCACGCTTGGCTGGTGCTGGAACCAAGGTTTATAATAATCTTATCAACCTGCAAGCTGCGTCAGCAGCCAATGTCTTGAAAGCTTACCATCTGTTTCTTGCTGCTTGTCCATTTCGGAAGGTCTCAAATTTCTTCTCGAACAAAACAATTATGAATTTAGCTGTGAAAGCAACAACACTCCACATAATAGATTTTGGTATTATGTATGGTTTCCAGTGGCCATCCCTCATACAGCGTCTTTCGTCTAGGCCTGGGGGGCCTCCTAGACTTCGGATAACTGGGATTGATCTCCCACAACCAGGATTTCGGCCTGCAGACAGGGTTGAAGAGACAGGTCGCCGCTTGGCAAAGTATGCGGAAACTTTTAATGTTCCATTTGAATTCAATGCAATTGCACAAAAGTGGGACACCATTCAAATTGAGGATCTCAAGGTTGAGAGTGGTGAAGTGGTTGTCGTGAACTGTTTGTATCGCCTTAAAAATCTGCTTGATGAGACTGTCGTGGTTGCAGAGGCTCCAAGGGATATTGTCTTAAAGCTGATCAGGAAGATAAATCCTGATGTTTTCATACAAGGGAGTGTGAATGGGGCTTACAATGCACCCTTCTTTATCACGAGATTCAGAGAGGCTGTCTTCTTTTTCTCAACCTTGTTTGACATGTTCGAAACCATTTTGCCTCATGATATTCCAGAGCGCAGGCTGGTGGAGAGGGAGCTATTGGGGCGAGAGGCAATGAATGTGATAGCATGTGAGGATGCAGAGAGGATTGAGAGACCAGAAACTTACAAGCAGTGGCAGTACCGGAACATGAGGGCTGGGTTTACTCAGCTTCCACTGAATAAGGAAATACTAAAGATGGCCAAGGAAAGAGTGAAAGCATGCTACCACAAGGATTTTGTGATTGACGAAGATAGCCAGTGGTTGCTTCAGGCCTGGAAAGGCCGAATTGTTTTTGCACTCTCCTCCTGGAAGCCTTCTTGTTAA